TTCCGACAGAGCTGAGCGCGAGCATCAAGCGCGAGAAGGTCGTCGAGATCTGCGAGGGCTGCGGCCAGAAGATCCAGGACCGGTTCTTGATGCGTGTCGGCGAACTCTCCTGGCACGAGCACTGCCTGGGCTGCTGCGTGTGCGGCTGCCCTCTGGCACACTCGTGCTACACGCGCAACGCCAAGCTCTACTGCAAGCCAGACTACGATAGGTAATGAGCCTGCGaactttaatatgtatagcgtttaactattacattttattgcgAATTGCGTATAGCGGTCGCGAGTTGCGTTGCGAAAATCTCTGCGTATCTAATTGCTGTAGGTTCCATCACtttctttttacatatttaaatttccctTGTCCCAGGTTGTTCGGAGTCAAATGCACGAGATGCGGCGACCGGCTGCTGCCGCAGGAGATGGTGATGCGCGCGCAGCAGCACGTGTTCCACATTCAATGCTTCGTGTGCGTCATGTGCTGCCAGCCGCTGCAGAAGGGCGAGCAGTACGTCATCAGGGCCGGTCAGATATTCTGTAGGCAGGACTTCGAGAAAGAAATGTACCTGATGCAGCACGCGGAGGACGATATGATCATCGACGACTCGGAACGGCCCCGGGACGGGCGACGCGGCCCTAAGCGACCCCGCACTATCCTCACGTCCGCCCAGCGAAGGCAATTCAAAGCCTCGTTCGAGGTCAGCCCGAAACCATGCCGCAAAGTGCGAGAAGCGCTCGCCAAAGACACCGGCCTTAGCGTTCGAGTTGTGCAAGTTTGGTTCCAGAATCAAAGAGCGAAAATGAAAAAGATTCAAAGAAAAGCCAAACAGGAGGGCgataaaaacaatgaaaaagaCAAAGATAAAGATGAAAAGAATATAAAGCAAGAGTCGCCTTCCAGCGAGCATGGCAACTACCTG
This DNA window, taken from Papilio machaon chromosome Z, ilPapMach1.1, whole genome shotgun sequence, encodes the following:
- the LOC106715887 gene encoding LIM homeobox transcription factor 1-beta, whose product is MLELYASMGAGVGAALLPEGAPALACSARTELSASIKREKVVEICEGCGQKIQDRFLMRVGELSWHEHCLGCCVCGCPLAHSCYTRNAKLYCKPDYDRLFGVKCTRCGDRLLPQEMVMRAQQHVFHIQCFVCVMCCQPLQKGEQYVIRAGQIFCRQDFEKEMYLMQHAEDDMIIDDSERPRDGRRGPKRPRTILTSAQRRQFKASFEVSPKPCRKVREALAKDTGLSVRVVQVWFQNQRAKMKKIQRKAKQEGDKNNEKDKDKDEKNIKQESPSSEHGNYLGLDGSYSASSQPLNPNLPYSPDDYPAHSGDSFCSSDISLDGSNFDQLDEGTSDTLSLQNLEVQQHSHSAHPVHAAHEPLNLGTGALVNPIDKLYLMQNSYFSTDH